From the genome of Vigna angularis cultivar LongXiaoDou No.4 chromosome 11, ASM1680809v1, whole genome shotgun sequence, one region includes:
- the LOC108333159 gene encoding cyanogenic beta-glucosidase-like, with translation MNMACNHFILLLFFALPLIPQSITFAGPASIVDVSSLNRSSFPTGFVFGTASAAYQYEGAAKEDGRGLSMWDVFTHKYPEKIKDKSNGDVAVDQYHRYKGDIHIMKNMNLDAYRFSISWSRILPKGKLSGGINHEGIDYYHKLIDHLLLNGIQPYVTLFHWDIPQALQEDYGGFLSPLIVNDFHDYAELCFEEFGDKVKHWITLNEPWSFSRGGYALGSFAPGRCSQWLNPECTGGDSGTEPYVISHYQLLSHATAVQVYKKKYQESQRGVIGITHVSHWFEPFSNTTSDKEAAQRALDFMYGWYMEPLTSGKYPESMHSLVGKRLPEFTKEEAKLLVGSFDFLGLNYYTTYYAADAPKTKPNYETDCKANLSSIRNGVPIGPSSGSSWLYVYPKGIRELLLYTKEKYNIPLIYITENGVSELDEPTVSIRKSLYDKHRVHYYYHHLYYINSAIRDGVNIKGYFAWSLLDNFEWNDGYAVRFGIHFVDYKDDLKRYEKLSAKWFKNFLKRS, from the exons ATGAACATGGCATGCAACCACTTTattctccttctcttcttcgCTCTTCCTCTCATACCACAATCAATTACTTTCGCTGGTCCTGCATCTATTGTTGATGTTTCTTCACTCAATCGAAGTAGTTTTCCGACAGGTTTCGTTTTTGGAACAGCATCAGCAGCATACCAG TACGAAGGTGCTGCAAAAGAAGATGGAAGAGGACTAAGTATGTGGGATGTATTCACCCACAAATATCCAG AGAAAATAAAGGATAAAAGTAATGGAGACGTAGCAGTTGATCAGTATCATCGCTATAAG GGAGATATTCATATAATGAAGAATATGAATCTGGATGCTTACAGATTCTCCATCTCTTGGTCCAGAATCCTACCAA AAGGAAAGCTGAGTGGAGGTATAAATCACGAAGGAATCGACTATTACCACAAGCTCATCGATCATTTGCTACTCAACG GTATACAACCATATGTGACACTTTTTCACTGGGATATTCCTCAAGCTTTACAAGAAGACTATGGTGGTTTCTTAAGTCCTCTCATTGT AAATGATTTTCATGACTATGCGGAACTTTGTTTCGAAGAATTTGGAGATAAGGTGAAACATTGGATTACTTTAAACGAGCCATGGTCTTTTAGTAGGGGTGGTTATGCACTTGGGAGCTTTGCACCAGGTCGATGTTCCCAATGGTTAAATCCAGAATGCACTGGTGGTGATTCAGGAACAGAACCTTATGTAATTTCACATTATCAACTACTTTCTCATGCAACAGCTGTTCAAGTGTACAAGAAAAAGTATCAG GAATCTCAAAGGGGAGTGATAGGCATAACACATGTGTCTCATTGGTTTGAGCCATTTTCAAATACCACATCAGATAAAGAAGCTGCTCAACGAGCTCTTGACTTTATGTATGGATG gTACATGGAACCATTGACATCAGGAAAGTATCCAGAGAGCATGCATTCCTTAGTTGGTAAAAGATTACCAGAATTCACTAAAGAAGAAGCAAAACTTCTTGTTGGttcatttgattttcttggATTAAACTATTACACCACTTACTATGCTGCCGATGCACCCAAGACCAAACCTAATTATGAAACAGATTGCAAGGCCAATCTGTCAT CTATTCGTAATGGCGTTCCAATAGGTCCATCG AGCGGTTCTAGTTGGTTATACGTTTATCCTAAAGGAATCAGAGAATTGTTGCTCTATACAAAAGAAAAGTACAACATTCCTTTGATTTACATAACTGAAAATG GTGTAAGTGAATTGGACGAACCGACAGTATCGATAAGGAAATCCCTTTACGATAAACATAGAGTTCACTACTATTATCACCATCTCTATTATATAAATTCGGCAATTAG GGATGGCGTAAACATAAAAGGATATTTTGCATGGTCATTGTTGGACAACTTCGAATGGAATGATGGTTATGCAGTACGCTTTGGAATTCACTTTGTGGATTATAAGGATGACTTAAAACGATATGAAAAACTCTCTGCAAAATGGTTTAAGAACTTTCTTAAAAGGTCTTAG
- the LOC128194824 gene encoding cyanogenic beta-glucosidase-like, with translation MACTQAFLHLNALTTPLRVRPQWGVGTTKPKHIVCKAEKDDVEEGEATTLSHLSRRLALGTALIGGAAVAGGSKVSPVSAADAQLSLEEAAVSTLSAINSKEYPSSVVEALSLNRNSFPPDFVFGTSSAAYQFEGAAFEGGRKPSIWDVFTHRYPEKIRDKSNGDVAVDQYHRYKEDIKIMKDMNMDAYRFSISWPRILPKGKLSGGINKEGIDYYNSLIDHLIANGQYPCFRLLVYVTLFHWDLPQALEEEYKGFLSRHIVGDFRDYAEVCFQYFGDRVKHWITLNEPYVYSIHGYALGINAPGRCSETVDSTCLGGNSGTEPYIVSHNLLHAHAAAVDVYRNQFKEHQKGMIGITLNTQWYEPYSDDKFDKEAAERALDFMFGWYMKPLTSGKYPESMRSLVGNRLPEFSKQEARFLIGSFDFIGINYYTTNYVAHQPLLQPLGSKSEPNSITDAHVTYLTERNGIPIGAPTASGWLYVYPKGIRELLLYTKEKYNDPLIYITENGRGNDVYDEKETLEEALIDIYRIDYYYRHLYYLLSAIREGVNVKGYFAWSFLDDFEWGDGYLVGFGLNFVDRKNGLKRYPKLSAKWFKNFLGPPYLKEY, from the exons ATGGCCTGCACCCAAGCTTTCTTGCATCTCAATGCCCTAACCACTCCTCTTAGAGTTAGGCCACAGTGGGGAGTGGGGACCACCAAACCAAAGCACATTGTTTGCAAGGCAGAGAAGGATGACGTGGAAGAGGGTGAAGCCACCACCCTTAGCCATCTCTCTCGCCGATTGGCCCTCGGCACTGCCCTCATCGGCGGCGCCGCTGTTGCTGGTGGCTCCAAAGTTTCACCTGTTTCTGCTGCTGATGCACAACTCTCTCTTGAGGAAGCTG CAGTTAGCACATTATCAGCAATTAATTCTAAGGAATATCCTTCATCGGTTGTCGAAGCTCTTTCTCTCAATCGAAACAGTTTTCCGCCTGACTTCGTTTTCGGTACATCATCCGCGGCCTACCAG TTCGAAGGAGCGGCGTTTGAAGGTGGAAGAAAACCAAGTATATGGGATGTATTCACCCACAGATATCCAG AGAAGATAAGGGATAAAAGTAATGGAGATGTAGCCGTTGACCAATATCATCGCTACAAG GAAGATATTAAGATAATGAAGGATATGAATATGGATGCATACAGATTCTCCATCTCTTGGCCTAGAATCCTACCAA AGGGAAAGCTGAGTGGAGGTATAAACAAAGAAGGAATCGATTATTACAATAGCCTCATCGATCATCTGATAGCCAATGGTCAATATCCATGCTTTCGTCTCCTG GTCTATGTCACACTTTTTCATTGGGATCTTCCTCAAGCTTTAGAAGAAGAGTATAAAGGTTTCTTATCTCGTCATATTGT AGGTGATTTCCGAGACTATGCAGAAGTTTGCTTCCAATATTTTGGAGACAGGGTGAAACATTGGATTACTCTAAATGAGCCATATGTTTACAGTATTCATGGTTATGCTCTTGGGATCAATGCACCAGGTCGATGCTCTGAAACGGTAGATTCAACTTGTCTCGGTGGTAATTCAGGAACAGAACCATATATAGTTTCACATAATCTACTACATGCTCACGCAGCTGCTGTGGATGTGTACAGGAATCAGTTCAAG GAACATCAAAAAGGAATGATAGGCATAACACTTAATACTCAGTGGTATGAGCCATATTCAGATGACAAATTTGATAAAGAGGCTGCCGAACGTGCACTTGACTTCATGTTTGGGTG GTACATGAAACCATTGACATCAGGAAAGTATCCAGAGAGCATGCGTTCTCTagttggtaatcgattaccagaatTCTCAAAACAAGAAGCAAGATTTCTTATtggttcatttgattttattggAATAAACTATTACACCACTAACTATGTTGCTCATCAACCCCTACTCCAACCACTTGGAAGCAAATCCGAACCTAACTCCATTACAGATGCCCATGTCACATATTTAA CTGAACGCAATGGTATTCCGATAGGTGCACCA ACGGCTTCTGGTTGGTTATATGTTTACCCCAAAGGAATTAGAGAGTTGTTGCTCTATACCAAAGAAAAGTACAACGATCCTTTGATTTATATAACTGAAAATG GTAGAGGAAATGACGTCTATGATGAAAAAGAGACACTTGAGGAAGCTCTTATAGATATTTATAGAATCGATTATTATTATCGTCATCTCTATTATCTACTTTCAGCAATAAG GGAGGGAGTAAATGTAAAAGGATATTTTGCATGGTCATTCTTGGACGACTTTGAATGGGGAGATGGCTATTTAGTAGGATTTGGACTAAACTTTGTTGACAGAAAAAATGGGTTGAAGCGATATCCCAAGCTCTCAGCAAAGTGGTTTAAGAATTTTCTTGGACCACCATATCTCAAGGAATATTAG
- the LOC108323720 gene encoding cyanogenic beta-glucosidase-like isoform X2: MAYTQSFLQFRALTTPLRVPTKWEVMGTNKRNHIVCKAVKEDVEDSDATNVSLVSRRLALGTALIGGAAAAGTKASPARAVDATLSLQEPPTTLPASIVEVLPLNRTSFPEGFVFGTASAAYQYEGAAFDYGRKPSVWDNFTHKYPEKINDRSNGDVAVDEYHRYKEDIQIMKDMNLDAYRFSISWSRILPNGKVGENEEGVNQEGIAYYNRLIDHLKDNDIEPYVTLFHWDFPQALEEEYGGFLNPRVVDDFRNYANICFKYFGNRVKHWITLNEPWAYSREGYSVGMFAPGRCSETVDSTCLGGDSGTEPYIVTHHLLLAHAAAVDLYKKQYKDDQKGEIGITLISRWFEPYSNTEADKKAAERALDFLFGWYMQPLTSGKYPESMRSLVGRRLPEFTAEESRLLAGSFDFLGLNYYTTNYAADQPSSNLNPSYETDANVNYLTERNGIPVGTPTASNWLFVCPKGFKDLLLYVKEKYNNPLIYITENGRGNDVNDEGQTREEALLDIYRIDYYYRHLYYLRSAMSEEVNVKGYFAWSLLDNFEWKNGYLVGFGLNYVDRNDDLKRYAKLSARWFKSFLQRPDPNPNYEG; encoded by the exons ATGGCTTACACACAAAGTTTCTTGCAGTTCCGTGCCCTAACCACTCCCCTTAGGGTTCCGACAAAATGGGAAGTGATGGGGACCAACAAACGAAACCACATTGTTTGCAAGGCAGTGAAAGAGGATGTCGAAGACAGTGATGCCACCAACGTTAGCCTTGTCTCTCGCAGATTGGCCCTCGGCACTGCCCTCATCGGTGGTGCTGCTGCTGCTGGCACTAAGGCCTCACCTGCTCGAGCTGTTGATGCAACACTCTCTCTCCAGGAGCCTC CTACCACATTACCTGCATCGATTGTGGAAGTTCTTCCTCTCAATCGAACCAGTTTCCCCGAGGGCTTCGTTTTCGGGACAGCATCCGCAGCTTACCAG TACGAAGGAGCGGCATTTGATTATGGAAGAAAACCTAGTGTATGGGATAACTTCACCCATAAATATCCag AGAAGATAAACGATAGAAGCAATGGAGATGTAGCAGTTGACGAATATCATCGTTATAAG GAAGATATTCAGATAATGAAGGATATGAATCTGGATGCATACAGATTCTCCATTTCTTGGTCTAGAATCCTACCAA ATGGAAAGGTCGGTGAAAACGAGGAGGGTGTAAACCAAGAAGGAATCGCTTATTACAATCGCCTCATAGATCATCTGAAAGACAACG ATATAGAACCATATGTGACACTTTTTCACTGGGATTTTCCCCAAGCTTTAGAAGAAGAATATGGAGGTTTCTTAAATCCTCGCGTTGT agATGATTTTCGAAACTACGCAAACATTTGTTTCAAATACTTTGGAAACAGAGTGAAACATTGGATCACTCTAAATGAGCCATGGGCTTACAGTAGGGAAGGTTATTCAGTTGGGATGTTTGCACCAGGTCGATGCTCTGAAACGGTAGATTCAACTTGTCTCGGAGGTGATTCAGGAACAGAACCTTATATTGTTACACATCATCTACTGCTTGCTCATGCAGCTGCTGTAGATCTGTACAAGAAACAGTACAAG GATGATCAAAAGGGAGAGATAGGCATAACACTTATTTCTCGTTGGTTTGAGCCATATTCAAATACCGAAGCAGATAAAAAAGCTGCTGAACGAGCACTTGATTTCTTGTTTGGATG GTACATGCAGCCATTGACATCAGGAAAATACCCAGAGAGCATGCGTTCTTTAGTTGGAAGAAGATTGCCAGAATTCACAGCAGAAGAATCAAGACTTCTGGCTGGTTCATTTGATTTTCTAGGGTTAAACTATTACACCACTAATTATGCTGCTGATCAACCTTCATCGAATCTCAACCCTAGTTATGAGACAGATGCCAATGTCAATTATTTAA CTGAACGCAATGGTATTCCAGTTGGTACACCG ACGGCTTCTAATTGGTTATTTGTATGCCCCAAAGGATTTAAAGACTTGTTGCTTTATGTTAAAGAAAAGTACAACAATCCCTTAATTTACATTACTGAAAATG GTAGGGGAAATGATGTGAATGATGAAGGACAAACACGCGAAGAAGCTCTACTAGATATTTATAGAATCGATTACTATTATCGTCATTTGTATTATCTACGTTCAGCAATGag TGAGGAAGTAAACGTAAAAGGATATTTTGCGTGGTCACTATTGGACAATTTTGAATGGAAGAATGGTTATTTAGTTGGATTCGGACTAAACTATGTTGACAGAAACGATGACTTGAAGCGATATGCCAAACTCTCAGCACGATGGTTTAAGAGTTTTCTTCAAAGGCCAGATCCAAATCCAAATTATGAAGGATAA
- the LOC108323720 gene encoding cyanogenic beta-glucosidase-like isoform X1 has translation MAYTQSFLQFRALTTPLRVPTKWEVMGTNKRNHIVCKAVKEDVEDSDATNVSLVSRRLALGTALIGGAAAAGTKASPARAVDATLSLQEPPATTLPASIVEVLPLNRTSFPEGFVFGTASAAYQYEGAAFDYGRKPSVWDNFTHKYPEKINDRSNGDVAVDEYHRYKEDIQIMKDMNLDAYRFSISWSRILPNGKVGENEEGVNQEGIAYYNRLIDHLKDNDIEPYVTLFHWDFPQALEEEYGGFLNPRVVDDFRNYANICFKYFGNRVKHWITLNEPWAYSREGYSVGMFAPGRCSETVDSTCLGGDSGTEPYIVTHHLLLAHAAAVDLYKKQYKDDQKGEIGITLISRWFEPYSNTEADKKAAERALDFLFGWYMQPLTSGKYPESMRSLVGRRLPEFTAEESRLLAGSFDFLGLNYYTTNYAADQPSSNLNPSYETDANVNYLTERNGIPVGTPTASNWLFVCPKGFKDLLLYVKEKYNNPLIYITENGRGNDVNDEGQTREEALLDIYRIDYYYRHLYYLRSAMSEEVNVKGYFAWSLLDNFEWKNGYLVGFGLNYVDRNDDLKRYAKLSARWFKSFLQRPDPNPNYEG, from the exons ATGGCTTACACACAAAGTTTCTTGCAGTTCCGTGCCCTAACCACTCCCCTTAGGGTTCCGACAAAATGGGAAGTGATGGGGACCAACAAACGAAACCACATTGTTTGCAAGGCAGTGAAAGAGGATGTCGAAGACAGTGATGCCACCAACGTTAGCCTTGTCTCTCGCAGATTGGCCCTCGGCACTGCCCTCATCGGTGGTGCTGCTGCTGCTGGCACTAAGGCCTCACCTGCTCGAGCTGTTGATGCAACACTCTCTCTCCAGGAGCCTC CAGCTACCACATTACCTGCATCGATTGTGGAAGTTCTTCCTCTCAATCGAACCAGTTTCCCCGAGGGCTTCGTTTTCGGGACAGCATCCGCAGCTTACCAG TACGAAGGAGCGGCATTTGATTATGGAAGAAAACCTAGTGTATGGGATAACTTCACCCATAAATATCCag AGAAGATAAACGATAGAAGCAATGGAGATGTAGCAGTTGACGAATATCATCGTTATAAG GAAGATATTCAGATAATGAAGGATATGAATCTGGATGCATACAGATTCTCCATTTCTTGGTCTAGAATCCTACCAA ATGGAAAGGTCGGTGAAAACGAGGAGGGTGTAAACCAAGAAGGAATCGCTTATTACAATCGCCTCATAGATCATCTGAAAGACAACG ATATAGAACCATATGTGACACTTTTTCACTGGGATTTTCCCCAAGCTTTAGAAGAAGAATATGGAGGTTTCTTAAATCCTCGCGTTGT agATGATTTTCGAAACTACGCAAACATTTGTTTCAAATACTTTGGAAACAGAGTGAAACATTGGATCACTCTAAATGAGCCATGGGCTTACAGTAGGGAAGGTTATTCAGTTGGGATGTTTGCACCAGGTCGATGCTCTGAAACGGTAGATTCAACTTGTCTCGGAGGTGATTCAGGAACAGAACCTTATATTGTTACACATCATCTACTGCTTGCTCATGCAGCTGCTGTAGATCTGTACAAGAAACAGTACAAG GATGATCAAAAGGGAGAGATAGGCATAACACTTATTTCTCGTTGGTTTGAGCCATATTCAAATACCGAAGCAGATAAAAAAGCTGCTGAACGAGCACTTGATTTCTTGTTTGGATG GTACATGCAGCCATTGACATCAGGAAAATACCCAGAGAGCATGCGTTCTTTAGTTGGAAGAAGATTGCCAGAATTCACAGCAGAAGAATCAAGACTTCTGGCTGGTTCATTTGATTTTCTAGGGTTAAACTATTACACCACTAATTATGCTGCTGATCAACCTTCATCGAATCTCAACCCTAGTTATGAGACAGATGCCAATGTCAATTATTTAA CTGAACGCAATGGTATTCCAGTTGGTACACCG ACGGCTTCTAATTGGTTATTTGTATGCCCCAAAGGATTTAAAGACTTGTTGCTTTATGTTAAAGAAAAGTACAACAATCCCTTAATTTACATTACTGAAAATG GTAGGGGAAATGATGTGAATGATGAAGGACAAACACGCGAAGAAGCTCTACTAGATATTTATAGAATCGATTACTATTATCGTCATTTGTATTATCTACGTTCAGCAATGag TGAGGAAGTAAACGTAAAAGGATATTTTGCGTGGTCACTATTGGACAATTTTGAATGGAAGAATGGTTATTTAGTTGGATTCGGACTAAACTATGTTGACAGAAACGATGACTTGAAGCGATATGCCAAACTCTCAGCACGATGGTTTAAGAGTTTTCTTCAAAGGCCAGATCCAAATCCAAATTATGAAGGATAA
- the LOC108318797 gene encoding cyanogenic beta-glucosidase, whose amino-acid sequence MAYTQGFLQLRALTTPARAWPQWEVGTTARKHIVCKAKEDVQDGDATTLSLVSRRLALGTALIGGAAVAGTKASPAADAAAAAANLSLEKPGVSPLPAIKAEEYPASVVEALSLNRTSFPEGFVFGTASAAYQYEGAAFEYGRKPSVWDNFTHRYPERIDDRSNGDVAVDEYHRFVEDIQIMKDMNLDAYRFSMSWSRIIPNGKVGANEEGVNQEGIDYYNRLIDNLIANGLQPYVTLFHWDTPQALQEEYGGFLSPQMVGDFRDYAGVCFKYFGDRVKHWITLNEPWSYSNNGYAVGTFAPGRCSETLDSTCLGGDSGTEPYIVTHNLLLSHAAAVDLYRKEYKESQNGVIGITNISTWYEPYSDSELDKSAAKRALDFMFGWFMEPLTTGRYPETMRNLVGKRLPEFSEEESKLLAGSFDFLGLNYYTTNYAANRPKVEPSPTSKAEPSYTTDANVTYLTERNGIPIGTPTASDWLYVYPKGIRDLLLYTKETYNDPVIYITENGRGNDVNDEPPQTLEEALLDIYRIDYYYRHLYYLLSAIGDGVNVKGYFAWSLLDNFEWKNGYLVGFGLNYVDRNDDLKRYAKLSAQWFTNFLRKPLRPK is encoded by the exons ATGGCTTACACACAAGGTTTCTTGCAGCTCCGTGCCCTAACCACCCCGGCTAGAGCTTGGCCACAGTGGGAAGTGGGGACCACCGCACGAAAGCACATTGTATGCAAGGCAAAGGAGGATGTCCAAGACGGTGATGCCACCACCCTCAGCCTTGTCTCTCGCAGATTGGCCCTCGGCACTGCGCTCATCGGTGGTGCTGCTGTTGCTGGAACCAAGGCTTCACCTGCTGCtgatgctgctgctgctgctgcaaATCTCTCTCTGGAGAAACCTG GAGTTAGCCCATTACCAGCAATAAAAGCTGAGGAATATCCTGCATCGGTTGTGGAAGCTCTTTCTCTCAATCGAACCAGTTTTCCCGAGGGCTTCGTTTTCGGGACAGCGTCTGCGGCTTACCAG TACGAAGGAGCGGCATTTGAATATGGAAGAAAACCTAGTGTATGGGATAACTTCACCCATAGATATCCAG AGAGGATAGACGACCGAAGCAATGGAGATGTAGCAGTTGACGAATATCATCGTTTCGTA GAAGATATTCAGATAATGAAGGATATGAATCTGGATGCTTACAGATTCTCCATGTCATGGTCTAGAATAATACCAA ATGGAAAGGTCGGTGCAAACGAGGAAGGTGTAAACCAAGAAGGAATCGATTACTACAATCGCCTCATCGATAATCTAATAGCCAACG GTCTACAACCGTATGTCACACTCTTTCACTGGGATACTCCCCAAGCTTTACAAGAAGAGTACGGAGGTTTTTTATCTCCTCAGATGGT AGGTGATTTTCGAGACTACGCAGGAGTTTGTTTCAAATACTTTGGAGACAGGGTGAAACATTGGATTACTCTAAACGAACCATGGTCTTATAGTAATAATGGTTATGCAGTTGGAACCTTTGCACCAGGTCGATGCTCCGAAACGCTAGATTCAACTTGTCTCGGTGGTGATTCAGGAACAGAACCTTATATTGTTACACATAATCTACTACTTTCTCATGCAGCTGCTGTAGATCTGTACAGGAAAGAGTACAAG GAAAGTCAAAACGGAGTGATAGGCATAACAAATATTTCTACTTGGTACGAGCCATATTCGGATAGTGAATTAGATAAAAGCGCTGCGAAACGAGCACTTGACTTCATGTTCGGATG GTTCATGGAACCATTGACAACAGGAAGATACCCAGAAACTATGCGTAACTTGGTTGGTAAACGATTGCCAGAGTTCAGCgaagaagaatcaaaacttTTGGCTGGttcatttgattttcttggATTGAACTATTACACCACTAACTATGCTGCGAATCGACCTAAAGTTGAACCTAGTCCTACATCCAAAGCCGAACCTAGTTATACCACTGATGCAAATGTCACTTATCTAA CTGAACGAAATGGTATACCCATAGGTACACCG ACGGCTTCTGATTGGTTATATGTTTATCCCAAAGGAATTAGAGACTTGTTGCTCTATACCAAAGAAACGTACAACGATCCTGTGATTTATATAACTGAAAAtg GTAGAGGTAACGATGTGAATGATGAACCACCGCAGACACTTGAGGAAGCTCTTCTTGATATTTACAGAATCGATTATTATTATCGTCATCTTTATTATCTACTCTCAGCAATCGG GGATGGCGTAAATGTAAAAGGATATTTTGCATGGTCGCTGTTGGATAATTTTGAATGGAAGAATGGTTATTTAGTGGGATTTGGACTGAACTATGTTGACAGAAACGATGATTTGAAGAGATATGCCAAACTCTCTGCACAATGGTTTACGAATTTTCTAAGAAAACCATTACGTCCCAAATGA